CCGGGCACGGTCAACCTGATCGCCGTCACGGACCGAGCGCTGGGCGAGGGGACGCTCGCGGAGCTACTGGCCACCTGCGTCGAGGCGAAGGCGGCGACGCTCGCGGCGGTCGCCGGCTACCCCGGCACCACGAGCGACGCCGCGGTGGTCGGCTGCGACCCCGACGGCGACCCGGCCGAGTTCGCGGGCAGCGCGACCGAGGTAGGCGCCGCGACGCGGGCCTGCGTGCGCGACGCGGTCCTGGCGAGTCTCGGATCCAGGTACCCCGACGGCGAGTTCCCCCGTCGCGTCGCCGAGGCCGAGCACGGCGTCGTCACCGACCGCGAGCCCGACGTGTTCGCGCCGGCGTGAACCGGGTCCGCGGGACGGCCTCGCAGCAGCAAGCCGGTCGCTGATTGCCGTTCGCGGCGAAAGACGGACGTCGATGTCTCCGCCGAGGCCGCTCCACGGACTTGTCGGTGAGCCACTGCGTGCGTATCGCCCCGCCCGCTGTCGACACCGTGCGCGAGATGCACCGACGGTCAGGCGCCGGGTCCGCGGGAGCGCCGGCGGATGACCGCCGTCGAGACGGCGCTGGGAGCCGCCGTGCTCGTCGGAACGGTCCTCGATGTACTCTGGACGACGCTGTGGGTGTCCGGCGGTGCCGGGCCGCTCACCGCGCGCCTGGCCACGTGGACGTGGCGGGGGTGGCGGGCAATCGGTCGGGACAGCCTGCGAGTCCGCTCGCTTGCCGGCCCGGTGATCCTCGTGCTCGGCCTCTTCTCGTGGATCGCGCTGCTGTGGGCCGGCTGGGTGCTCCTCTTCTCGGGGCTCGAGGCGCCACTGCTCGACACCCGCGACGGCGGACCGGTCTCCCTGACCGAGCGCTTCTACTTCGTCGGGTACTCCCTGTTCACGATGGGCAACGGTGACTTCGCGCCCAGGGACGGGGCCCCGCAGGTCGCGACCGCGCTCACGACGGCGAGCGGGATGCTGTTCGTGACGCTGGCCGTCACGTACGTCCTCTCAGTGCTGGACGCGGTCACGCAGAAGCGCTCGTTCGCTCGGTCGGTCACCGGGCTCGGGACGAGCGGGGAAGCCATCGCGCTCGCGGGCTGGGACGGCGAGGGCTTCGACGATCTGGACCTCTCGCTGCAGGACCTCTCCGCCCAGCTCGACGCGCTCTCGTCGAACCACAAGGCCTACCCGATCCTCCACTACTTCTACAGCCCCGAGCGGGAGCGGGCCCCGAGCGTCGCCATCCCGGCGCTCGACGAGGCGCTGACCCTCCTCCGGTTCGGCGTCGACGAGGCCGAGCGACCGAACCGGGCAGCGCTGGGGAGCGCGCGGTCGAGCGTCGGAGGCTACCTCGACACGCTGACCACCACGTTCGTCTCCGCGGCCGACGAGACGCCGCCCCCGCCGTCGCTGGATCGGCTCCGGGCGGCCGGCGTTGACACCGTCGACGAGGACGCGTTCGCAGACGCGCTCGCGGACCTGCGCGAGCGCCGCCGGAGGCTGCTGGACGTGGCCCGGTCAGACGTCCGCGAGTGGCCGGAGTCGGACGGGGAGTGACGGCGAGCGTCGGTCGTCCGAGAGCAGAGCGGTGTTCAGTCCCCGTTGCCCGCCCGGCGCGCCTCGTAGGTCTGCCCGCGGAAGCGGAACCGGCGGCGGTCGCTGTCGTACCCGAGCGTCCGGTCGACGGCGCGCTCGTCGGTCCGGACGACGACGCGCTCGACGTCGTCCGCTGCGTGGGCGAGTGCGTTCCGGAGCGCGCGGTTGCGGTCGCGCATGAGAACCTCGGCGATGAGCCGCCGGTCTGCGGCCTCCCGAGTCGGAGACGACCGAGGGATCGACGGGCTTTGCTCGTCGGCGTCGTCGGCCGGCGCCATCGCCAGCGCCGCGTCGGCCGGCCGCTCGCCGTCGCCGTAGCTGTCGGTGGTCACCGTGACCGTCCCGCCGTCGCGCTCCGCCGCGGCGTCCCCGGTCGGGACCACCTCGACGGGGTCGCCCACCAGTTCGACCAGCGCGCCGCTGGCGTCGGCGTTGCGGCCGTAGCCCGCTACGACGGCGTAGATTCCGCCGCCGAGGAAGCCGGCCGTGAGGCCGCTGTGATCGTCGCAGGGGACGGGATCGCCGGTGAACGCGCGGAGCGGCCACGTTTTCCGGTCGCCGGGTGCGAGCCCGCGGCAGTCCGCCGTGTGTCCCCAGGGCGCGACGTGGTACCACTGCCCGTCGGCCAGCTTGTAGAGGTTCCAGTGGCCGCAGCGGAGCGTCTCGCGGCTGTGATTGACCATCTCGAACTCGATGCGGCCGTCCAGCGCCCGCCGCTCGACCGAAGGGCGCACGAACGCCCGCGTCGACGCGTCCGCCTCGTGGTACCACTGGACGGTCTGCTCGCTGTCGCCCCGGCTGATCACCGGCACCGACCGGCCGGCGAACCGGGACTCCGCCTCGGGTCCGGGGCCAGTCGTGTCCCAGACAGCGATCCGGACGGTCTCGTCGCGGCCGCGGAACTCGTAAGTTCCCGTCGGTCGCTCGGTCCCCTGCTCGCCGACGAGACGGTACTCCACGCGGACGCGCTCGCCGGGATCCAGTCGGCGGGTGTCGGTCATCCAGGGGCCGACGTCGGCGACGTACCAGTACCCGTCGTCGCGGGTGACCTCGGGCACCGTCTCCGCGAGGTCGTTGTTCGCCGTGGGGACGAGGTGGAGGCGCGCCTCGTGGTCGTACCCGTCGGGCTGTCTGCCGTGGACCCGTCCGACTGCGGGGAGCCACTCGACCCGGAACGTGCTCTCGAAGTCATTGGCGTTCTCGAGAACGCCGCGGACCCGCGCCGGGTGGTCGGCCGTGGCCGTGCGGTCGAACGCCAGGCGGACGTCCGCGTAGTCGTCGGTGTGGAACCGCGTCGGCCCCAGCGCGTACGTCCGCGGGCCGGTCTCCAGGTCGATCACGCTCGCCGGGTCGTCCGGCCAGCCGTCCGCCGTCGGGGACTCGTCGGTCGAGGAGCCGTCCGTCTCCGTGCCGTTCCCCGCCGATCCGTCGCCGGCCTCGTCGGGGACGGGCGCGGGCGTCACGGTCGACTGTTCGTCGCGGGGACTGCCGAGCACGCTACACCCCGAGAGCGTGGCCGTGCCGGTCGCCAGCGACGTGAGGAGGGCGCGTCTGCGCATGATCGGTGCAACCGGTGGCGACGGCATGGGCTTTCCGGAGGTTCAGTCGCAGTCGAAGCGTCGGGGCGTCGACCGCGGACGCTTAGTGGTCCCGCGCCGACGCCCGGATATGAGCGACGCCGACGGATCCCGTTCCGACGGACCCAGCGCCGAACCGATCGAACCGGCCGAGCCCGAGGAGCTCGGCCTCGTGCAGGTGTGGTGGGGCGACGGGAAGGGCAAGACCACCGCCGCGCTGGGGATGGGGATGCGCGCCGTCGGCCACGGCTACCGCGTCCACCTCCTGCAGTTCATGAAGGGCGGCACGGGCAGCGTCGAGGACGTCCGCGGCGAGTACAACGCCATCGCCGAGCTGCCGGGCTTCTCCTACGAGAACGCGGGCCACTACGGCTGGCACGGCTTCCTCGACGGCAGCGACGACGACGAGCACGCCGCCCGCGCGGAGGGCGCGCTGGCCCGCGCCCGGGAGATCGCCGCGGCCTCCGCCGAGGCGTCCGGCCCGCTCCCGCTCGACGGCCCCGCCGACGACGGCGTCCACGTGCTGCTCCTCGACGAGGTGCTGTACGCCGCGAACCGCGACCTGCTCGACCCCGAGGACGTCGTGGCGCTGGTCGAGGACGCGCCGGACGACCTGGAACTGGTCCTGACCGGCGGCCACGAAGAACCCAACTACCTCCGCGAGCACGCCGACCTGATCTCCGAGGTCGGCAAGCGCAAGCACCCCATCGACGCCGGCCAGGGCGCGCGGAAGGGGACGGAGTTCTGACGCCGGTCCCGCGGTCGCCCGGCGTCGGGATCAGGCGGGGATCCATCGCTCGACCGTCGCCTCGGGGTCGTCGGTCCCGGCCGGACAGACGACGGTACCGGTCCGCTCGGCGTCGGTCGGGACGTGGGCGAACGTCAGCGACTCGTTCGCGCAGTCGACCGCTACCGTCACGGACTCCAGCCCCTGACTGCCCGGGTTGTCGACGCTCACTGTCGCGGCCAGGCGGCCGTCGTCCGTCGCCTCGGTCCCCGCGACGGTCGCGACCGGATCGGCGCTTGCGGGCGTCGTGACGGCGTGCCAGGCGACGTAGCCGAACAGCAGGAGCGTGACGGCGACGCTGACGACCGTCACGACCCACTCCGCCGCCGACGGTTCGTCGCCGCCCCCGGAGAAGGAGCTCACAGTATCACCCGCGCGGCCGCGCCGCCGACGGTGGTCGGGAACGACAGGACGACGACCTTCTGGACGTTCACGGCGAGCGAGTAGGTGAGGTAGCCGAAGGCCCACAGCAGGAGCGCGGCGACGGACAGCCCCACGGCGAAGACGACGCAGACCTGTCCGGCGTGGATCAGCGCGGACCACTCCCGGTCGACCGTCCGACGGGACTGGCCGCGGAACTCCAGCTCGTAGAGGAGCAGGTACGTGGTGCCCAGCGTCAGCGCGGCGATCGCGCCGAGTCGCGCCCAGTCGGTCGACGCCGCGAGGACGTTCATCTCCACGCTCGCTGCCAGCGGGAACGAGAAGAAGATCCCGCCCGCGGCGAAGGCGGCCAGGTTCCCCCGCAGCGTCAGCGACTCGGCGTCGTCGCTCTCGTCGTCTTCCGTCTCCCGGAGGAGCCGGTTCGACAGCGCCGCGCCGAACCCGAGCGGGACGGCCTGGACGAGGGCCATCCGCGCGACCACGTGCGCCGGCGTCGACAGGTCGACGATGCCGTACGCCCACAGGACGACGAGGGCCGCGACGACGCTCTGGAGGACGAGCTCGGCGGCGTCGACCGCCAGCCGGATCGGATCGTAGCGCGCCTCGTCCCCGTCGCCCTCCTCCTCGACGCGGAACCCGCTGCTGCGGGCGACGAGCAGCACGAGAGCGAGGCCCGCGACGGCGTAGCCGAGCACCTGCCACGCCGGTCGCTCCCACGCGATCCACCACATCTCGACGGTGAGCAGGCCCATGACGCCGGCGGCGATCAGTGCGCCCGTCACTCCGCGGACCTGGTTCCGGAGGACGCGGCTGACCGACGTCACGGCCATCGCCTCGCGTTCCGTGTTCCGGACACGCCCCTCACTACGCCGCTCAGGGGCTTAAAAGCAGAGACGGGGTGTCCGGCGACGGGGCCGCCGGCGGGACGGTCCCGTCGACGAACCGGTCGCGGGAGTCAGGGAAGGAGCGCCTCGTCGCAGGACTCGCAGACGCGCAACCCGTACTTGACGTCGACGTGCGTGGCCGATTCGCAGAGTTCGCACTCCTTTCGGGCGGTGAACATGCCGGGCTGTTCGATCCGTTTGTCGAGTGGTAGGCGCCGGGACTGGGACCGTCCGCTGTGGGTATTTGGTCCGAGCACGGCGTTCCCGCTAGGCGCTCGACGCGGAAGAGTCCAAGGCGGGCGAGGGTAGTCACGCCGAGTCCAGCAGGTCGTCTACGAGGTCACGCGCCGCTGCCACGGACTCGTCGGCGTCCTCGTCGCCGGTCGAGTCGACCTCCGAGAGCAGGCGGTCGACCTGCTCCAGTCGCTCCCGTCGAACGGCGGGGTCGAGGTCGCTCCGCGCGAGGTCCCTCGCGACCGCCTCGGCCTCGCCGAGCCAGCGGCTCGCGGTCCGCTCGACCGGTCGCTCGGCCGTCGCGGCGAGGTGTTCGTGTAGCTCGCGCAGACGGTCGTCGGTCACGACTGACGATTGCGGGCGACGCGTCAAAAGCGCACTGTCGAACCACTCTTGGCCCCGGGAAACGCAGGGGGGAGCGATGGCCGAGACCCTCCTCGTCGCCGGCACGGCGAGCCACGTCGGCAAGTCGACGGTCGCGGCGGGCCTGTGCCGGCTGCTGGCCGACCGCGGAGCCGACGTCGCGCCGTTCAAGGCCCAGAACATGAGCAACAACGCCCGCGCGGTGGCGAACGCGACGGGCGAGGGCTGGGGCGAGGTCGGCGTCTCACAGTACGTCCAGGCTCGCGCCGCCCGGATCCCGGCCACCACCGACCACAACCCGGTTCTCCTGAAGCCCCGCGGGTCCGGCGAGTCGCAGGTCGTGCTCCACGGCGAGGCGGTCGGCCACTACGCGGCCGGCGAGTACTACGACGACCACTGGGACGACGCGCTCGCGGCCGCCCGCGAGTCCCACGCGCGGCTCGCGGCCGACCACGACGTCGTCGTCGCCGAGGGGGCGGGCTCCATCGCGGAGATCAACCTCAGGCACCGCGACCTGGCGAACCTGGAGACGGCGCGGTTCGCCGACGCGGACGTCCTGCTGGTCGCCGACATCGAGCGCGGCGGCGTGTTCGCGTCGCTGGTGGGGACGCTCGAACTCCTGCCCGGGGACGTCCGCGAGCGGGTGGTCGGCTGCGTGATCACGAAGTTCCGCGGCGACCGGTCGCTGCTGGCCCCGGGGCTCGAGGAGTTCGAGGAGCGGACCGGCGTGCCCGTGCTGGGCGTGCTGCCCCACGACGACCCCGGCCTCCCCGAGGAGGACAGCCTCGCGCTACCGGACGAGGGCGAGCGGGCCGTCCGCGGGGCCGACGACGGCGTCCCCGACGAACAGTCCGTCACGGTCGGCGTCCTGCGCCTGCCGCGCATCTCGAACGCCACGGACGTCGAGCCGCTGGTCCGCGAGCCCGGCGTCCGCGTCCGGTACGTCCCAATCGAGGATTCGCTGGACGGACTGGACGCCCTCGTCCTCCCGGGGACGAAGAACACCGTCGACGATCTGCTGGCGGTGCGCGACGCGGGCACGGACGAGCGGATCCGGGCGTTCGACGGCCCGATCGTCGGCCTCTGCGGCGGCTACCAGCTGCTGGGCGAGCGGATCGAGAACGCCGCCGTCGAGGGGACGGGCGAGCGGGAGGCGGTCGAGGGGATCGGTCGCCTCCCCGTCGAGACGCGCTTCCGCGAGGACAAGGCGGTCCGGGCGGTCACCCGCGAGATCGCCGGCGCGGGTCCGCTCGCCGGCTTCGAGGGCGAGATGTCGGGCTACGAGATCCACATGGGCCGGACCGAGCGCCGCGGCGGGACGCCGGTCGGCGAGACGGGCGTCGCGAGCGGGGCGGTCCTGGGGACATACCTCCACGGCCTGTTCGAGAACCCGGGCGCGAGAGATGCCTACGTGAGAAACACGTACGAGGCGGCCGGACGCGAACGGCCGGCGGCCGCGCGGGAGCGAGGATATCCGGCGGATAGCGCCGCAGACCTGTTGCGCGAGCACGTCGACCTGTCCGTCCTCCGGAGATGAGCGCACCGCGTCAGAGATGGCAGCCGCGCAGCCAGTTGTATACCAGAAAGCTTTCCCCGCGGTAGCGTGACCAGTGAACGAATTCATGGTCCCCTTCACGCGACGGCGCGCCCTCCACGGAGCCGCAGGACTGGTCGCCGCGCTAGCCGGCTGTAGCGGCACCGGTTTCGGCGAGTCAGAATCGACTCGAACACACGCGCGGGAGACGCCCGCCGACGAGCCCGGACACGGTTCGGAGGCCGATCCGCCCCACGTGGCGGTCCGGTCGGCCACTGATCGGCCACCGGTGTGGTTCGCCGACGAGGACGGCGGCGGCCGGCCGAGTGTCGCCGAGCGACACTACCACGGCGACAGGACGGTGATCGACGGCGAGGACCGGGCCGGCCGCGTCCGGGTCGCCGACGGGGTGGACACCGAGCCCGTCCGATCGTTCCTCGACGAGACCGACTTCGAGAGCGAGACCGTCTACCTGGAGGTCAACCAGGTCGAGGAGTGCTTCCGGCTGGAGCTGTGTAGCATTCAGTGGCAGCCCGACGAGGTCCGGACCGACTACGGGCGCGTCCTCCGTCCGTACGACGAGCGCTGCGAGGCCGACGCGAAGGTCTACGAGGCCCGCCTGATCCGCATCCCCGACGCGCTCGACCACGAGGACGTGAACGGCTACGGCTCTTCGGTCGGCGGCGGTGCCTGCGGCGAGCGGATGGCCCGCGCGAGGGCCGAAGGCGATAGCGCCAGCAGCAGTGGCAGCAGTAGCAGCAGCGGGGCAGCCGATGGCAACGCCAGCGCTTCCACAACGGGAGGTGCCCAGTGATGCGCGACGGCGGACGGATCACCCGTCGCGGACTGCTGGCGCTGGCGGGGTCGACCGCACTCGCCGGCTGTAATACCCTCGAGGGTATTAGGAGTGGCGGCGAGCCGACGATCAGCGCCTACGATCTGCCCGACGTCGACGAGGAGGCCGAGCCCGCGGTGGTCGCGTCGGTACCGGTCGAGATCGGTGCCGAGTACCTCGGCGGCGCCCGCGACCGGATCGACGACCTGCTGTCGACGCTGCCGACGCCGTTCGGCCCGGACGAGATTCCCAACGGTCACGTCCGGGAGCGACTCGTCGACGCGGCCGAGCACGCGACGACCGACCAGAGCGAGGCCCGCCGAGCGGAGACCGAGTTCGAGGCGCTCCGGTCGCTCCGGCGCGGGCGGGAGAACGCCCGCTACGCGGCCGCCGGGTGGGCCGTCGCCGACGAGGGGCTGACTGTCGAAGACGTCCGCGCGGAGCGACGGGAGGCCGTGACCGAGGCCGCGGAGTTCCGGGAGCGCCGCGAGTACGTCGGCGCGGACCCCGTGCGCGCGGCGCTGGTCCACGCCCGCATCGAGGACGCCCTGCGGTGGGCAGTCGAGGACGACCCGGTACACCGATCACAGCGGGACGGGGCGCTCCTGACGGTCGCCGAGTGGGGCGAGGCGGCCGAGTCGACGCGGGCGCACGCGGCGGATGCCCGCCACCTCCAGGAGCGGTTCGCCGCGTCGCTGCCCGACGACGCCGGCACCGTCGACGCGACGCTGACCGGCGCGGCCGAGGCGCTGCTCGCTGACGTCCGCGACCGGCAGTCGTCGCTGCCGCCGGAGCCGACCGTCGATGACCAAGAGCGGGCCACCAGACTCCTCGACGAACTCCACTGGGAGGCCGAGTCGGGGACGAAGCAGCTCGCGGAGGCGGCTGGACCGGCCAGCGCCGTCGTCGACGCGACTGGTCAGCTCGCCCACTTTCGGGCGTTCGACCAGGTCCGACAGCGCGTCGACGACGGCGAGCGGTTCCGCGTCGAGAGCGCCGAGGCGGTGCGGACCCTCCGGTCGGACGCGCTCGACGCGCTGCAGTCGGCTCTGGCGGAGAGCCCGTCGTCTGGGCTGGCGCGGACCGTCGTCGCCGACGTCGCCTGGCGCGTGGCGAACGGCGACCGGAACCTCGCCCGCCTGAACGGGGAGGTTCAGGCCTCGCGACTGGACCGCCCCGTCAGGGAGTACGTCGTCGCGACGGCAGTCGCTCGCGCCACACCGTGGGCCGTCGAGCAGGGCGTCGACGCGCTGGCGTCGAACTGACCGGTCGGAGCGGGCGGCCGCTGGTCCGGGGTGGTTCGATTCTCCGACAGTATTTTAAAATAAGGCGGCACAGTGGAGGTAGAATGGTCGAGGCGTTCGCGGTGGCCAGCGGGAAGGGCGGGACGGGCAAGACCACGAGCACGCTCGCCCTCGGCATGGCGCTGTCGGCGGACTACGACGTGACGGTCGTCGACGCGGACACCGGGATGGCGAACCTGCTCTTCCACGCCGGCCTCTCGGAGGTCGACGTCACGCTCCACGACGTGCTCGGCGGCGAAGCGCCCGTCGAGGCGGCGACCTACGAGCGGTTCGGCATGACGGTAGTCCCCTGCGGGACGAGCCTGGACGGGTTTCGCGACGCCGACGCCGCGCGCCTGCGGGAGGTGGTCGCGACGCTCGCGGCCGACACCGACGTCATCTTGCTCGACTCCGCCGCGGCGCTGGGCAGCCGCTCGGCCGTGCTGCCCATCGTGCTGGCCGATCGCGTCGTGGTCGTCCTCCAGCCGACGATCCCGTCGCTGTCGGACGCGCTGAAGGTCCAGGAGTACGCCACCTCCTACGGCACCGGCGTCGCCGGCGTGCTGTTCAACAAGGTTCGAGAGGACGACGCCATCGACCGCGTCGCCGAGCAGTCCGAGCGCTACTTCGAGGGGCCGACGCTGGCGACGGTGCCGGCCCACGAGGCCGCCCGGGAGGCCCGCCGCGCCGGACGCCCGCTGCTGGCCCACGCCCCAGACTCGCCGCCGGCCGAGGCCTTCCGCGCGGCCGCCGCGGGCATCGAGGTGCGCGACCGCGCCTCGGAGGACGTGGCGGATCGGTTCCGCAGCGCGGTCGTCCCCGAGTCGCCATGAACCTCCCCGACGGTCGCCTCCTGAAGTCCCGGGTCGTCGACGACCCCCGGGACCCGCTCGCGGCGGCGCTGGACCGCGCGGTCACCGGCTACGCCGTCCTCGAACCGCAGGAGGCGCTGCTGCTCGACACCGGGGGCACGGGCGTCCTGACGTTCCGCGACGGCGTCCCCGAACTGGCCTACCACACCGGCACGGACCGGGGCGGCCCCGAGGCGCTCGCCGACCTCGCGACGCCGGGGTCCTATCACGTCGAACTGTACGACCTGGCCCCGGACGCGCTCGACGCGCTGGGCGACCCCGACGCGCTCTCCGTGCCGCCGGGGATGCCCGCCGAGCGACTGGCCGGCGACCCCGCGCTGGCGGCCAGCACCCGCCGGGCCGCCCCGGAGCCCCGGGAACCTGACCCGACCGCCGGCGACGGCGGGGAGCGGGACCCCGGCGCAGTCGAGGCGTTCCTCCGCGACGAGGCGAAGATCGAGGCGATTCGCGAGCAGGCCCGTGCAGAGGCCCAGCGGCGCGCCGAAGAGTGGGGCTTCGACTGCGAGTGATCCGCCGCGACCGCCGAGCCGACGCCGAGGACGACGGTCCGCCGTCGCGATCGCCGAGGCCGTGCTCCGACGGCCGACCGGCGACGGGGCGTCTCACCTCGTGAGAGCGGTCCCCTTCCTATAACTTGCCGGCGTCCTTCGTTTCAGACGATGTACGATCGAATCCTGCTCCCGACCGACATGAGTCCCGGAGTGGACCGGGCGATCGAGCACGCGGTCGACGCCGCACAGCGGTACGACGCGGAGCTGCACGTCCTGTACGTCGTCGACGCGGAGGCGTACAGCTCCTACCCCGGCGACGAGTACGTCCACGAGTTCGAGGGGCTGGAGAACGCGCTCGAGGAGGCGGGCGGCGACGCCGTCGAGGACATCGTCGAGACCGCGTCCGCGGCCGGCGTCGACACCGAAGCGGTGATCAGACGCGGCGTGCCCCACGAGGAGATCCTCGCGTACATGGACGAGGCGGACGTCGGCCTGACGGTCCTCGGCTCGAAGAACCGATCCGGCGAGTACCGGCGACTGCTGGGGAGCGTCGCCGAGCGAGTCGCCCGGATGGCAGAGCGGCCCGTCACCGTCATCAAGACGCCCGTCGACGAGTGAGCGACGGGGCCGGGACCGGCGGCGTCGGCCGACCAGCGGCACCGCAGTCGGACCCGGGCCACGGTGGTCCCGAGCGAATGCGGGTGCTCCACCTCTCCTGACTGCGAGTGCGCTGGCCGGTCCGCCGGCACCGCGTCCGTCGCTTCAGTCCATCGTGACGGGGATCCACCACACCCGGCTGCGCCCGCCGACCTTCTTGCTCGTGAGGTCCGTCTCCTCCTGGAGGTCGTGGAGCTTGTTCAGCGCGGTCCGGCGCGAGCAGCCCAGCCGATCCGCCACCTCCGACGCCGTCAGGGGTTCGGCGTAGTCCTCGCGCTGTTTGAACACCTCGATGACGTCCGATTCGGTGTACTCGACTTCCCGCCCGGGTGGAGACATGGGTCCGGCTTGGGGTTGGGCCTATTTATCTGTAGTTGCGAGAAGGGATTCTTTGGTCAGGAAGTCTGGTAACCGATAGGGGAGAACCGCTGGAGAGCGACGCACGAGGCCCGTGGAACGGGGCGTCTCCCGCGGTCGATCGCGGCCGGCGCTCGCTGGCTGGCGGCGGTCGCCCGCTCTGCGATCGGATGTTACAGCCCCTGTAACACGTCCGGGATCGGTACCGATCGACGGGAGGTAAGTATAGGCACCCGGCTACGCTGGCAGACGATGGGGAGTGGTAATCCGCCAGTGTCTCACCGTCCCCGGAACCGGTCCGGTCCCTTCACGGACTCCCCGCTTCGATCCCGCTGACGACCCGCTCCGGCCACCTCGACCGCCGATCGACGGGTCCTACTCGTCCGACAGGGCTTCCTCGAGGGGTGTCGCCCTGTCGACGACGTGCCCGTAGGTCCGCTCGGCCCACGCCCTGACGTCCTCGTTTTCGGAGACGAACAGGCCACGGAGGTTGTTCGCGTCGTCGTAGCCGGCGACCAGCGCGCTCCCGTCGCGGAGCGTCAGCCCGAACGACAGTGGGTCCGGGTGAACGAACACCTCCACGCCGCCGTGCTCGCGGGCCCGCGCCAGCGCGTCCGGGAACGCCGACGCCGACTGCTGGAGCACGCCCTCGTCGATCACCATCTCGAAGGTCGTCCCCCGTTCGAGCAGCGACATCGCCGTCCGGTTGAACGTCCGCGCGACGATGGGCGTGACGAGACGGAGGTGCCCGCCCGCGCCGGCCTCGAGCCACTCGATGAGGCGGTCGACCGCCGCGAGCGGCTCCTGCTCCGTCGCGACCGTCACCTCGGCCGTCTCGTAGGCGGCGTCGGGAAGCTCGCCGCAGGCGTCGCCGAGGTCCGCGACGATGGGGCCCAGCTGGCGGGCGCGCTCGACGGTCCCGACGAACTCCGCGTAGGCCTCCCTCACGCGGCGCCCGGTACCGGTCACGTGGTACCGGCCGTCGCGCTTCACTACCCAGTGTCGCTCCAGAAAGCCCGCCAGCACCCGCTGGACCGTGGTCCGCGTCACCGGCACGCGGTCGCACAGGTCCGTCGGCCGGGCGGGGCCGTCGCACAGCGTATCGAGGATCGCCACCCGCTGTTCGGACCCCGTGAGAAACCGGACGTCCCCGAATACCTCGTCGTCGCCCATGCTGTCGGGTGCTGAAGATAGTCTCGTTGATAGTTCTGGCGGGACGGTCGTCGCTCGGCCCCTCTCAGAGCACGAACGGCCCGCGCTGGCGGACGGGCTCACCGTGGGGACGGCCGCGCGGAGCTCTCTCCGTATGCGTGTGAGAGGACGAAACGATCGTCCGTGGACCCGATGACCGACGGTGTTGT
This genomic interval from Halomicrobium urmianum contains the following:
- a CDS encoding adenosylcobinamide amidohydrolase; the protein is MFEATVRDGVCRCRRPNTRWLATGPDGGFRTADAAYDVTVPEGFDRTDLRAYAAERRDAAAFEAPGPTLLTGVDVAHARCASDGPVTVLATAGVSNPAALPVAGGTVGEGTADAPDWRPGTVNLIAVTDRALGEGTLAELLATCVEAKAATLAAVAGYPGTTSDAAVVGCDPDGDPAEFAGSATEVGAATRACVRDAVLASLGSRYPDGEFPRRVAEAEHGVVTDREPDVFAPA
- a CDS encoding potassium channel family protein, which gives rise to MTAVETALGAAVLVGTVLDVLWTTLWVSGGAGPLTARLATWTWRGWRAIGRDSLRVRSLAGPVILVLGLFSWIALLWAGWVLLFSGLEAPLLDTRDGGPVSLTERFYFVGYSLFTMGNGDFAPRDGAPQVATALTTASGMLFVTLAVTYVLSVLDAVTQKRSFARSVTGLGTSGEAIALAGWDGEGFDDLDLSLQDLSAQLDALSSNHKAYPILHYFYSPERERAPSVAIPALDEALTLLRFGVDEAERPNRAALGSARSSVGGYLDTLTTTFVSAADETPPPPSLDRLRAAGVDTVDEDAFADALADLRERRRRLLDVARSDVREWPESDGE
- a CDS encoding cob(I)yrinic acid a,c-diamide adenosyltransferase; the protein is MSDADGSRSDGPSAEPIEPAEPEELGLVQVWWGDGKGKTTAALGMGMRAVGHGYRVHLLQFMKGGTGSVEDVRGEYNAIAELPGFSYENAGHYGWHGFLDGSDDDEHAARAEGALARAREIAAASAEASGPLPLDGPADDGVHVLLLDEVLYAANRDLLDPEDVVALVEDAPDDLELVLTGGHEEPNYLREHADLISEVGKRKHPIDAGQGARKGTEF
- a CDS encoding DUF2391 family protein, whose protein sequence is MAVTSVSRVLRNQVRGVTGALIAAGVMGLLTVEMWWIAWERPAWQVLGYAVAGLALVLLVARSSGFRVEEEGDGDEARYDPIRLAVDAAELVLQSVVAALVVLWAYGIVDLSTPAHVVARMALVQAVPLGFGAALSNRLLRETEDDESDDAESLTLRGNLAAFAAGGIFFSFPLAASVEMNVLAASTDWARLGAIAALTLGTTYLLLYELEFRGQSRRTVDREWSALIHAGQVCVVFAVGLSVAALLLWAFGYLTYSLAVNVQKVVVLSFPTTVGGAAARVIL
- a CDS encoding cobyric acid synthase, which encodes MAETLLVAGTASHVGKSTVAAGLCRLLADRGADVAPFKAQNMSNNARAVANATGEGWGEVGVSQYVQARAARIPATTDHNPVLLKPRGSGESQVVLHGEAVGHYAAGEYYDDHWDDALAAARESHARLAADHDVVVAEGAGSIAEINLRHRDLANLETARFADADVLLVADIERGGVFASLVGTLELLPGDVRERVVGCVITKFRGDRSLLAPGLEEFEERTGVPVLGVLPHDDPGLPEEDSLALPDEGERAVRGADDGVPDEQSVTVGVLRLPRISNATDVEPLVREPGVRVRYVPIEDSLDGLDALVLPGTKNTVDDLLAVRDAGTDERIRAFDGPIVGLCGGYQLLGERIENAAVEGTGEREAVEGIGRLPVETRFREDKAVRAVTREIAGAGPLAGFEGEMSGYEIHMGRTERRGGTPVGETGVASGAVLGTYLHGLFENPGARDAYVRNTYEAAGRERPAAARERGYPADSAADLLREHVDLSVLRR
- a CDS encoding nucleotide-binding protein; its protein translation is MVEAFAVASGKGGTGKTTSTLALGMALSADYDVTVVDADTGMANLLFHAGLSEVDVTLHDVLGGEAPVEAATYERFGMTVVPCGTSLDGFRDADAARLREVVATLAADTDVILLDSAAALGSRSAVLPIVLADRVVVVLQPTIPSLSDALKVQEYATSYGTGVAGVLFNKVREDDAIDRVAEQSERYFEGPTLATVPAHEAAREARRAGRPLLAHAPDSPPAEAFRAAAAGIEVRDRASEDVADRFRSAVVPESP
- a CDS encoding universal stress protein, with product MYDRILLPTDMSPGVDRAIEHAVDAAQRYDAELHVLYVVDAEAYSSYPGDEYVHEFEGLENALEEAGGDAVEDIVETASAAGVDTEAVIRRGVPHEEILAYMDEADVGLTVLGSKNRSGEYRRLLGSVAERVARMAERPVTVIKTPVDE
- a CDS encoding HTH domain-containing protein, which codes for MSPPGREVEYTESDVIEVFKQREDYAEPLTASEVADRLGCSRRTALNKLHDLQEETDLTSKKVGGRSRVWWIPVTMD
- a CDS encoding helix-turn-helix transcriptional regulator; translation: MGDDEVFGDVRFLTGSEQRVAILDTLCDGPARPTDLCDRVPVTRTTVQRVLAGFLERHWVVKRDGRYHVTGTGRRVREAYAEFVGTVERARQLGPIVADLGDACGELPDAAYETAEVTVATEQEPLAAVDRLIEWLEAGAGGHLRLVTPIVARTFNRTAMSLLERGTTFEMVIDEGVLQQSASAFPDALARAREHGGVEVFVHPDPLSFGLTLRDGSALVAGYDDANNLRGLFVSENEDVRAWAERTYGHVVDRATPLEEALSDE